Proteins from a single region of Sesamum indicum cultivar Zhongzhi No. 13 linkage group LG5, S_indicum_v1.0, whole genome shotgun sequence:
- the LOC105162724 gene encoding UDP-glycosyltransferase 74E1-like: MDTDQECKAHCLILPHPTQGHINPMLQFAKRLTCKHIKVTLALTRFLLSTTPGFSGGSISVRAISDGFDEGGRAQAKSSDEYQARFQKIGQETLADLLQDLAGSGCPVDCVVYDPFMPWALDVAKGLGLFAAAFFTQSCAVDNIYHHVYRGELELPLSGGEVVVPGLPAMRPDEMPSFIYDHGSYPGTFQMVLNQFRNVDKADWIFINTFDELEEEVLEWMSRSLRVKAIGPAIPSMYLDKRLQDDREYDFTIFKPDTNACKNWLNQRQPKSVIYVSFGSLAQLTAEQTLELACALRACGNHFLWVVRSSEEAKLPENFSEETSEKGLIVSWCPQLEVLAHEAVACFITHCGWNSTLESLSLGVPIVGMPQWTDQSTNAKFVTEVWGTGIRAQADEEGLVRREEIVRCVKNVMEGEEGKVVSTNAAKWSSIARAAVDEGGSSDRNIEEFVRALTMNPRTGVI, from the exons ATGGATACAGACCAAGAATGCAAAGCTCACTGTTTAATCTTGCCCCATCCGACCCAAGGTCACATCAACCCGATGCTCCAATTCGCCAAGCGCTTAACCTGCAAACACATCAAAGTCACTCTAGCACTTACCAGATTCTTACTCAGCACCACGCCCGGGTTCTCCGGCGGATCCATATCCGTCCGGGCAATCTCCGACGGCTTCGACGAAGGCGGGCGGGCACAAGCCAAGAGCTCCGATGAATACCAGGCCCGGTTCCAGAAAATCGGGCAAGAAACACTTGCTGACCTGCTCCAAGATCTCGCGGGCTCGGGTTGCCCCGTGGACTGCGTGGTTTACGACCCGTTTATGCCGTGGGCTTTGGATGTGGCCAAGGGGTTGGGGTTGTTCGCGGCGGCGTTTTTCACGCAGTCGTGCGCGGTGGACAACATTTATCATCATGTGTACAGAGGGGAGCTGGAGCTGCCGCTTTCGGGCGGTGAAGTGGTGGTTCCCGGGTTGCCGGCGATGAGACCCGACGAGATGCCTTCGTTTATTTACGATCACGGGTCGTATCCGGGGACTTTTCAAATGGTTCTGAATCAGTTCCGGAATGTTGACAAGGCGGATTGGATCTTCATCAACACTTTCGATGAGTTGGAAGAAGAG GTACTCGAATGGATGTCAAGATCGTTGCGGGTGAAGGCAATAGGACCAGCCATACCATCAATGTACTTAGACAAACGTTTGCAGGATGACAGAGAATATGATTTCACTATCTTCAAGCCAGACACCAATGCCTGCAAGAACTGGCTGAATCAAAGACAACCTAAATCAGTCATTTATGTCTCATTTGGAAGTTTGGCTCAGTTAACTGCTGAGCAAACCCTAGAGCTAGCATGCGCTCTGAGAGCCTGCGGCAACCATTTCTTATGGGTGGTCCGATCATCGGAAGAAGCTAAGCTTCCAGAAAACTTCTCAGAGGAGACGTCGGAGAAAGGACTGATAGTGTCGTGGTGCCCTCAGCTAGAGGTGTTGGCACACGAGGCTGTAGCCTGCTTCATCACGCACTGTGGCTGGAATTCGACTCTCGAGAGCCTGAGTCTCGGGGTCCCTATAGTGGGGATGCCACAATGGACTGACCAGAGCACGAACGCTAAGTTTGTGACAGAAGTCTGGGGGACTGGGATTAGGGCTCAAGCGGATGAGGAAGGATTAGTGAGACGAGAAGAGATAGTTCGCTGTGTGAAGAATGTTATGGAGGGGGAGGAAGGGAAGGTTGTTAGTACAAATGCCGCCAAATGGAGTAGTATTGCCAGAGCGGCGGTAGATGAGGGAGGGAGTTCCGATAGaaatattgaagaatttgTTCGTGCGTTGACGATGAATCCTCGTACTGGGGTAATTTGA
- the LOC105162725 gene encoding 40S ribosomal protein S2-4-like has protein sequence MAERGSGDRGGFGRGFGGRGRGGDRGGRGRGRRPRRETEEEKWVPVTKLGRLVRDGKIKSVEQIYLHSLPIKEYQIVDALIGPSLKDEVMKIMPVQKQTRAGQRTRFKAFVVVGDGNGHVGLGVKCSKEVATAIRGAIILAKLSVIPVRRGYWGNKIGKPHTVPCKVTGKCGSVTVRMVPAPRGAGIVAARVPKKVLQFAGIEDVFTSSRGSTKTLGNFVKATFECLLKTYGFLTPDFWRETRFTKSPFQEYTDLLAKPTGKIVHVVDDAEA, from the exons ATGGCAGAGAGAGGCTCAGGAGATCGCGGCGGTTTCGGGCGTGGGTTCGGTGGCCGTGGCCGCGGAGGAGACAGGGGAGGTCGTGGACGCGGCCGCCGTCCTCGCCGTGAGACCGAGGAGGAGAAGTGGGTGCCGGTGACGAAGCTGGGACGGTTGGTAAGGGATGGTAAGATCAAGTCGGTGGAGCAAATCTACCTCCACTCTCTCCCAATCAAGGAGTACCAAATTGTCGATGCCCTGATTGGACCCTCACTGAAGGACGAAGTGATGAAAATCATGCCAGTTCAGAAGCAGACCCGGGCCGGTCAGAGGACTCGGTTCAAGGCGTTCGTGGTTGTCGGGGACGGTAACGGCCACGTGGGCCTCGGGGTGAAATGCTCCAAGGAGGTGGCTACTGCAATTCGCGGCGCCATCATATTGGCTAAGCTGTCTGTTATCCCTGTGAGGAGAGGGTACTGGGGGAACAAGATCGGGAAGCCACACACTGTGCCGTGCAAGGTTACCGGGAAGTGTGGGTCTGTTACAGTGCGAATGGTCCCTGCACCACGTGGTGCTGGGATTGTGGCGGCGCGTGTCCCGAAGAAGGTGCTCCAGTTTGCGGGTATTGAGGACGTTTTCACCTCATCACGTGGATCCACTAAGACTCTTGGGAACTTTGTCAAG GCAACTTTTGAATGCCTCTTGAAGACCTACGGCTTCCTAACTCCGGACTTCTGGAGGGAGACCAGATTCACAAAGTCTCCATTCCAAGAATACACCGATCTGCTGGCGAAGCCGACGGGCAAGATTGTTCATGTTGTTGACGATGCTGAGGCTTGA
- the LOC105162726 gene encoding ABSCISIC ACID-INSENSITIVE 5-like protein 2 (The sequence of the model RefSeq protein was modified relative to this genomic sequence to represent the inferred CDS: added 37 bases not found in genome assembly): protein MVAQRMGSQGGCGNSIGGTQIQTQDSKPNPLAREGSLYSLTLDEVQNQLGDLGKPLSSMNLDELLKTLWTAEANNQAIEGVDYGPSLQPGRPASGSSLNRQSSLTLSRDLSKKTVDEVWQDIQQEQKRSSLDRKSTLGEMTLEDFLVKAGVVAESPPGKKNSGSVVGGVDPIGPPQQAQWINYPIPSIHPQQQQQQHMLPVYMPGHPVQQSIPLGGNPAMEAAYSESQITMSSSPLMGTLSDTQTPRRKRVAPEDVVEKSVERRQKRMIKNRESAARSRARKQAYTHELENKVSRLEEENERLKRQQEWEKVLPSIPPPEPKYQLRRTSSAPI from the exons ATGGTTGCTCAGAGAATGGGATCTCAAGGGGGTTGTGGTAATAGCATTGGGGGAACCCAAATTCAGACACAGGACTCGAAACCGAACCCGTTGGCTAGGGAAGGGTCCTTGTACAGCCTCACTCTAGATGAGGTTCAGAACCAATTGGGAGATTTGGGGAAACCTCTGAGTAGCATGAATCTTGATGAACTTCTGAAGACTCTGTGGACGGCTGAAGCGAATAATCAAGCGATAGAGGGTGTTGATTATGGGCCGTCTTTGCAGCCTGGCCGCCCTGCATCAGGCTCATCTTTGAATCGTCAGTCGAGCCTCACATTGTCTAGGGATCTGAGCAAAAAGACTGTTGAT GTAGTCTTGATAGGAAATCGACTCTTGGGGAAATGACATTGGAGGATTTCTTGGTTAAGGCAGGAGTGGTTGCTGAGTCACCCCCAGGGAAGAAAAATTCGGGTTCAGTAGTAGGGGGTGTTGATCCAATAGGACCGCCTCAGCAAGCTCAATGGATCAATTATCCGATCCCATCAATTCATCCAcagcagcaacaacaacaGCATATGCTACCTGTTTACATGCCAGGCCATCCAGTTCAACAGTCTATTCCCCTTGGTGGAAATCCTGCCATGGAAGCTGCTTACTCAGAAAGCCAAATAACCATGTCTTCATCCCCTCTGATGGGTACTTTATCAGACACCCAAACACCCAGACGTAAAAGGGTTGCACCAGAAGATGTAGTTGAAAAGAGTGTTGAAAGGAGGCAGAAGAGGATGATCAAAAACAGGGAATCTGCAGCACGATCCCGAGCAAGGAAGCAG GCCTACACACATGAGCTAGAGAACAAGGTTTCGCGTTTGGAAGAAGAGAATGAAAGGCTCAAGAGACAACAG GAATGGGAGAAGGTGTTGCCGAGCATACCACCACCAGAGCCAAAGTATCAACTGCGACGAACGAGCTCAGCCCCTATATGA